CTCGCAGGAAGTAGGGCTCGAACTCGATGTCGTGCCGCCTTGCCGCCTTGCAGTAGCGGGCGACGCTGCGGCGCACCTCCCCGAAGGTGACCTCGGCGGCGGTGATTCCCCGTTCATTGAGAATGGTTAACGCGTGGTGGAGAATCGCGTCCATACGTGCTTCTTCCATGAGTTAAAGTCCTTCCTGACGCGCGTTCTGCCGTAGCTAACACAGCCGTCTCGACCTAGGCCCATCGGAACTACAATCGACCTGTGTCCGTTACTGTACGACTTTTGACCGACTGGGACCGGCCGCGTCACCCAGCACCGACAGATCCGGTGCGCCCCAAGTAGTCTCAAAAATGAGACTAATCATCACGTGCGACCAGCGACTATTCTTTGATTACCGCATAGGCGAACTAGTCCCGAAATTGAGACGTTATTCTTTTCGCGTCAGACCGCTATTCCTGTGCGATCTGAGACAGCGCAGCGGCAATTGCCCTATCCCGCCCCTGCGCGGCGTGCTGGTATTTCATCGCCGCTGCCGGGCTCGAGTGACCCAACCTGCCCATCAGTTCAGCCAGCGTCGCGCCAGTCCGCGCGGCCAGCACCGCGCCGGTGTGGCGCAGGTCGTGGAATCTCAAATCGTCACGTGACGCCGCGGCGCGCGCTTTGTAGAAGTGTCGCGCGAAGGTTGACGGCTGCAAGTGTCCCCCGTTCGCGGCGGGAAACAGCGGACTCGCGGCAGGCTTGCCGACGTGAGTCGCCAGATGATGTTCCACGGCGGGAACCACGTGGGGTGGGATGGCGATGTTGCGGACCCCGGCGTCACTCTTGGGACCACCGACCTTCCACCCACCCTTGACGCGCACGGCGGCGCGGCGTACCCGGATCATGTCGCCGTCGATGTCCGAGCGTCTCAGCTCGACCAGCTCACCGAACCGCATCGCGCACCACGTAGCCAACAGCACCATCAGTTGCAGTCGGTCAGGCATCGACTCAACGATGATCGCCAACTCCTCCAGCGTCGCCGGCTTCGGCTGGATCTTGCGCGCGCTGGTACCTGCACCACGGATCACGCACGGATTGCGGTCGATGATCCGATCACGGGTGCAGGCCGTCTCCAGGATCGTCCGCAGCAATGAATAGGAGTGCGCCCTGATCGTCGGCG
This sequence is a window from Mycolicibacillus parakoreensis. Protein-coding genes within it:
- a CDS encoding tyrosine-type recombinase/integrase is translated as MARAKPVPRSTRRSFGRLRQFRSGRWKASYTGPDGRLYEAPATFAAKVDAEAWLTDRRREIDRELWSPPASDEQRKAARQAKRAASEKFGDYSARWLKTRTVKGRPLRPRTVAHYQDLLDEHILPTFGNRAVRDITIDRVDRWYARLAPDTPTIRAHSYSLLRTILETACTRDRIIDRNPCVIRGAGTSARKIQPKPATLEELAIIVESMPDRLQLMVLLATWCAMRFGELVELRRSDIDGDMIRVRRAAVRVKGGWKVGGPKSDAGVRNIAIPPHVVPAVEHHLATHVGKPAASPLFPAANGGHLQPSTFARHFYKARAAASRDDLRFHDLRHTGAVLAARTGATLAELMGRLGHSSPAAAMKYQHAAQGRDRAIAAALSQIAQE